A genomic segment from Glycine soja cultivar W05 chromosome 18, ASM419377v2, whole genome shotgun sequence encodes:
- the LOC114394908 gene encoding probably inactive leucine-rich repeat receptor-like protein kinase At3g28040 yields MTSFQFHLRVLSLLISVSYLLTCLGNNDIPVQLNDDVLGLIVFKSDLNDPSSYLASWNEDDANPCSWQFVQCNPESGRVSEVSLDGLGLSGKIGRGLEKLQHLTVLSLSHNNLSGSISPSLTLSNSLERLNLSHNVLSGSIPTSFVNMNSIKFLDLSENSFSGPMPESFFESCSSLHHISLARNMFDGPVPGSLSRCSSLNSINLSNNHFSGNVDFSGIWSLNRLRTLDLSNNALSGSLPNGISSIHNFKEILLQGNQFSGPLSTDIGFCLHLNRLDFSDNQFSGELPESLGMLSSLSYFKASNNHFNSEFPQWIGNMTSLEYLELSNNQFTGSIPQSIGELRSLTHLSISNNMLVGTIPSSLSFCTKLSVVQLRGNGFNGTIPEGLFGLGLEEIDLSHNELSGSIPPGSSRLLETLTHLDLSDNHLQGNIPAETGLLSKLTHLNLSWNDLHSQMPPEFGLLQNLAVLDLRNSALHGSIPADICDSGNLAVLQLDGNSFEGNIPSEIGNCSSLYLLSLSHNNLTGSIPKSMSKLNKLKILKLEFNELSGEIPMELGMLQSLLAVNISYNRLTGRLPTSSIFQNLDKSSLEGNLGLCSPLLKGPCKMNVPKPLVLDPNAYNNQISPQRQTNESSESGPVHRHRFLSVSAIVAISASFVIVLGVIAVSLLNVSVRRRLTFLDNALESMCSSSSRSGSPATGKLILFDSQSSPDWISNPESLLNKASEIGEGVFGTLYKVPLGSQGRMVAIKKLISTNIIQYPEDFDREVRILGKARHPNLIALKGYYWTPQLQLLVTEFAPNGSLQAKLHERLPSSPPLSWAIRFKILLGTAKGLAHLHHSFRPPIIHYNIKPSNILLDENYNAKISDFGLARLLTKLDRHVMSNRFQSALGYVAPELACQSLRVNEKCDVYGFGVMILELVTGRRPVEYGEDNVLILNDHVRVLLEQGNVLECVDQSMSEYPEDEVLPVLKLAMVCTSQIPSSRPTMAEVVQILQVIKTPVPQRMEVF; encoded by the exons atgaCTAGTTTTCAGTTTCACTTGAGAGTTTTGAGTTTGCTGATTTCAGTTTCCTATTTGCTGACATGCTTGGGGAACAATGACATACCTGTCCAGTTGAATGATGATGTTCTTGGCCTGATTGTGTTCAAATCAGACCTTAATGACCCTTCTTCTTATCTTGCTTCATGGAATGAAGATGATGCCAATCCATGCTCATGGCAATTCGTGCAGTGCAATCCTGAGAGTGGAAGAGTTTCTGAGGTCTCATTGGATGGCTTAGGATTATCTGGGAAGATTGGAAGGGGTCTTGAGAAGTTACAGCATCTAACGGTATTGTCCCTTTCTCACAACAACTTGAGTGGGAGTATTAGTCCATCACTCACTCTTTCCAATAGTCTTGAGAGGCTGAACCTTAGCCACAATGTTCTTTCTGGTTCCATTCCTACTTCTTTTGTGAATATGAATTCAATAAAATTTCTTGATCTTTCTGAGAACTCATTCTCAGGACCAATGCCTGAGAGTTTTTTTGAGAGCTGTTCTTCCCTTCATCACATTTCTCTAGCTAGGAACATGTTTGATGGACCAGTTCCTGGCTCACTGTCTAGATGTTCCTCATTGAATAGCATTAATCTTTCCAATAATCATTTCTCCGGTAATGTGGACTTTAGTGGGATTTGGTCATTGAACAGGCTTAGGACTTTGGATCTATCTAACAATGCCTTATCAGGGTCTTTACCTAATGGAATTTCATCCATACATAACTTTAAAGAGATCTTATTACAAGGTAACCAGTTTTCAGGTCCATTATCCACTGATATTGGATTCTGCCTGCATCTGAATAGGTTGGATTTCAGTGATAATCAGTTCAGTGGAGAACTGCCAGAGTCACTAGGGATGCTTAGTTCTTTGAGCTATTTCAAGGCATCAAATAATCATTTCAACAGTGAATTCCCTCAATGGATTGGTAACATGACCAGTCTGGAGTACCTAGAGCTCTCAAACAATCAGTTCACTGGAAGCATCCCACAGTCAATAGGGGAACTGAGATCACTGACTCATCTGAGCATTTCAAATAACATGCTTGTTGGAACTATTCCATCATCATTGAGTTTCTGCACAAAGTTATCTGTGGTCCAGCTCAGAGGAAATGGTTTCAACGGCACCATTCCAGAGGGTTTGTTTGGCCTAGGATTGGAGGAAATAGACTTGTCCCATAATGAATTGAGTGGCTCAATTCCACCCGGATCAAGCAGGCTCTTGGAAACTCTCACCCACTTGGATCTTTCAGATAACCATCTCCAAGGGAATATCCCTGCAGAAACCGGTCTTCTATCAAAACTAACACATTTGAATCTGTCTTGGAATGATCTTCATTCACAGATGCCTCCAGAATTTGGCCTCCTTCAGAACCTGGCAGTTTTGGATCTTCGCAATAGTGCCTTGCACGGTTCAATTCCAGCAGATATATGTGACTCAGGCAATTTAGCTGTCCTCCAACTTGATGGAAATTCATTTGAAGGGAATATTCCGTCCGAGATTGGAAATTGTAGCTCTCTTTACTTGCT GAGTTTGTCTCACAATAATTTGACTGGTTCAATTCCAAAGTCCATGTCAAAGCTAAACAAGCTCAAAATCCTCAAGCTGGAATTCAATGAACTAAGTGGAGAGATACCAATGGAGCTTGGAATGCTTCAGAGTCTTCTTGCTGTAAACATATCATACAACAGGCTCACAGGAAGGCTTCCTACAAGTAGCATATTTCAGAACTTGGACAAAAGTTCCTTGGAAGGAAACCTGGGTCTTTGTTCACCCTTGTTGAAGGGTCCATGTAAGATGAATGTCCCCAAACCACTAGTGCTTGACCCAAATGCCTATAACAACCAAATAAGTCCTCAAAGGCAAACAAACGAATCATCTGAGTCTGGCCCAGTCCATCGCCACAGGTTCCTTAGTGTATCTGCTATTGTAGCAATATCTGCATCCTTTGTCATTGTATTAGGAGTGATTGCTGTTAGCCTACTTAATGTTTCTGTAAGGAGAAGGCTAACATTTTTGGATAATGCTTTGGAAAGCATGTGCTCGAGCTCTTCAAGATCGGGAAGTCCAGCCACAGGAAAGCTTATCCTGTTTGATTCCCAGTCCTCACCTGATTGGATCAGCAATCCTGAGTCCTTGCTCAACAAGGCATCTGAGATTGGAGAAGGAGTCTTTGGAACACTCTACAAGGTTCCATTGGGATCACAAGGTAGAATGGTAGCAATCAAGAAGCTTATATCCACAAACATAATCCAATATCCTGAAGACTTTGATAGGGAAGTTAGAATCCTCGGGAAAGCAAGGCACCCAAATCTAATAGCATTGAAAGGATACTATTGGACTCCTCAACTACAACTTTTAGTAACTGAGTTTGCACCAAATGGTAGCTTGCAAGCCAAGCTACATGAAAGGCTTCCTTCAAGTCCTCCTCTTTCTTGGGCTATAAGGTTCAAAATCTTGCTTGGAACAGCAAAGGGGCTTGCTCATTTGCACCACTCTTTCCGTCCACCGATCATCCACTACAACATAAAGCCAAGTAACATTTTGCTTGACGAAAATTACAACGCCAAGATCTCAGATTTTGGGTTGGCTCGGCTTCTGACAAAGCTTGACCGGCATGTGATGAGCAACAGGTTCCAGAGTGCACTAGGATATGTGGCACCAGAATTAGCATGCCAGAGCTTAAGGGTCAATGAGAAATGTGATGTGTATGGTTTTGGGGTGATGATCCTTGAGCTGGTGACAGGTAGGAGACCAGTGGAGTATGGAGAAGACAATGTGCTGATACTGAATGACCATGTGAGGGTGCTGCTTGAGCAAGGGAATGTGTTGGAGTGTGTGGATCAAAGCATGAGTGAGTATCCTGAAGATGAGGTATTGCCTGTTCTGAAGCTAGCAATGGTATGCACCTCTCAAATTCCTTCTAGCAGGCCTACTATGGCTGAAGTGGTGCAAATACTGCAGGTCATTAAAACCCCAGTTCCTCAAAGGATGGAAGTATTTTGA